Proteins found in one Maridesulfovibrio sp. genomic segment:
- the flhA gene encoding flagellar biosynthesis protein FlhA, which yields MATSKAINYEKFAKQGDILLAGGVVVILFVMLIPLPTMFIDFMLSVSISLGLVILITSMFLQSPLEFSIFPTLLLVTTLLRLALNVATTRAILLHGDEGTSAAGSVIQSFGEFVVGGNYVIGIVIFMILFILNKTVIVSGTTRIAEVAARFTLDAMPGKQMAIEADLNSGLIDEDEARGQRENLRRESDFYGAMDGAGKFVQGDVNAGLIITAINIIGGILIGVLQKNMAWTDAAQTYTLLTIGDGLVSTIPSLIISTSAGIIVSRAAAEAKMGEEFIGQLTFHSRALKLVSIILIVFGIVPGMPTIPFLTLAALIYAVSMLGRDLEAEDQKTEEKAQKAKADQPALDSPEEVQALLPLDSLELEVGYGLIPLVDEEQSGNLLSRIRSIRRQYALDMGVIIPSLHLRDNLQLKPGEYRVIIKGNAVASAEILIDHQLAMDPGDAKHRIKGIETVEPAFNLPAIWIPDTQKEEAMLAGYTVVDPSTVIATHLTEVFRRNLGEFLGRQETQDLLDNLSKRAPKAVEDLVPNILSLGVVQKVLQNLVRESVSIRDLLTIVEALADYGPSIQDPNQLTEYVRSHMSRTIIKPYLASDGSLPILTFGPNADNKLNEAIRSSETGGFLALDPGSAQQLIQSVNNTAEGVVETDGQPVLLCAPQLRSHLAQLMVRFLPNIPVISQAEIPASVRIMSAGTVEI from the coding sequence ATGGCTACATCAAAAGCGATAAATTATGAGAAATTTGCCAAACAGGGCGATATCCTTCTCGCGGGCGGAGTTGTTGTTATTCTCTTCGTCATGCTCATCCCACTGCCTACGATGTTTATCGACTTCATGCTCAGTGTCAGTATCTCACTGGGACTGGTAATCCTGATTACCTCCATGTTTCTGCAGTCTCCTCTAGAATTTTCCATCTTCCCTACATTATTACTGGTTACCACACTGCTCCGGCTGGCACTGAACGTTGCCACCACCCGTGCCATCCTGCTGCACGGTGATGAAGGTACTTCGGCAGCGGGTAGCGTTATTCAGAGTTTCGGTGAATTTGTTGTCGGTGGTAACTACGTAATCGGTATTGTCATTTTCATGATCCTGTTCATCTTGAACAAAACCGTTATCGTATCCGGTACAACACGTATCGCAGAAGTAGCCGCAAGATTTACCCTTGATGCCATGCCCGGTAAACAGATGGCTATTGAGGCGGACCTCAACTCCGGCCTGATTGATGAAGACGAGGCAAGAGGCCAGCGTGAGAACCTGCGCCGCGAATCTGACTTTTACGGTGCTATGGACGGTGCCGGTAAGTTCGTACAGGGGGACGTTAACGCGGGCCTGATCATTACCGCCATCAACATCATCGGCGGAATTCTTATCGGTGTACTGCAGAAAAACATGGCTTGGACAGACGCCGCACAGACTTACACCCTGCTGACTATCGGTGACGGTCTCGTTTCCACCATCCCTTCACTTATTATTTCTACTTCCGCCGGTATTATTGTTTCCCGCGCGGCAGCTGAAGCCAAGATGGGTGAAGAGTTCATCGGTCAGCTTACTTTTCACTCCCGGGCACTTAAACTGGTATCAATTATCCTCATCGTATTCGGTATAGTTCCGGGCATGCCCACCATACCGTTCCTGACCCTTGCAGCCCTGATCTACGCTGTATCCATGCTCGGTCGTGATCTTGAAGCAGAGGACCAGAAAACAGAAGAGAAGGCCCAAAAAGCCAAAGCGGACCAGCCTGCACTGGACAGCCCAGAAGAAGTTCAGGCCCTGCTGCCTCTCGACTCTCTGGAACTGGAAGTCGGATACGGACTTATACCGCTGGTGGACGAAGAACAGAGCGGAAACCTGCTCTCGCGCATCCGCTCCATCCGCCGACAGTACGCTTTGGACATGGGTGTCATTATTCCGTCACTGCATTTGCGTGACAACCTGCAGCTTAAACCCGGTGAATATCGCGTAATCATCAAAGGCAACGCTGTGGCCTCCGCGGAAATCCTTATCGACCACCAGTTGGCCATGGACCCGGGCGATGCCAAACACAGAATTAAAGGTATCGAAACCGTCGAGCCCGCATTCAACCTTCCCGCCATCTGGATTCCAGATACCCAGAAGGAAGAAGCAATGCTCGCAGGATACACTGTTGTCGATCCTTCAACGGTTATTGCAACCCACCTTACCGAAGTATTCCGCCGCAACCTCGGTGAATTCCTCGGCAGACAGGAAACACAGGATCTGCTGGATAACCTTTCCAAGCGCGCTCCCAAGGCAGTTGAGGATCTCGTACCCAACATCCTTTCTCTGGGCGTGGTTCAGAAAGTGCTCCAGAACCTTGTCCGCGAAAGTGTTTCCATCCGTGACCTGCTGACCATTGTTGAAGCTCTGGCTGACTACGGTCCTTCCATTCAGGACCCCAACCAGCTTACTGAATACGTGCGCTCCCACATGAGCCGGACCATTATCAAGCCCTACCTTGCCAGTGACGGCAGCCTGCCGATCCTGACCTTCGGGCCCAACGCGGATAACAAGCTCAATGAAGCTATACGTTCTTCCGAAACAGGCGGCTTTCTGGCCCTTGATCCGGGCAGCGCCCAGCAGCTCATTCAAAGTGTCAACAATACGGCTGAAGGTGTAGTTGAAACTGACGGTCAGCCCGTACTTCTCTGTGCTCCTCAGCTGAGAAGCCACTTGGCTCAACTGATGGTACGCTTCTTGCCTAACATACCTGTAATATCGCAGGCAGAGATTCCTGCAAGCGTAAGAATCATGTCTGCGGGAACCGTAGAGATTTAA
- the flhB gene encoding flagellar biosynthesis protein FlhB — MSKDPSKTEKATPKRLNKARRDGSVAKGEEMGKVMTLIAGVVCLRVIMDYYYEQFYEIFHWFFTKGIFTQLDKQSVYQLFQWSSQKLAAILLPLFLFIAFIAFIVLRLQVGHLWTTKVFKPKFSKMFNLMQGLKRLMFDIKTAIRLIKSMLFAIIVGIAPYLVIKNEVGNFLPLFYTDAHQLAIYILKIGYKMVTYTMLPMLVLALADLWYQRYNYHEEMKMTKDEVKDEHKQSQGDPKVKQQQKQKMMEILQQRMMAEVPNADVVITNPTHFAIALKYDPLVAPAPLVLAKGMDKVAERIKDVARENKVPIRENKPLAQALYKQVEIGDIIPEELYKAVAAILAKLNKFTRK; from the coding sequence ATGTCTAAAGATCCTAGTAAAACCGAGAAGGCGACCCCCAAACGACTGAATAAAGCCCGTAGGGACGGGAGTGTCGCCAAAGGTGAAGAGATGGGCAAGGTCATGACCCTCATTGCGGGAGTCGTCTGCCTGCGGGTTATCATGGACTACTATTACGAACAGTTCTATGAAATTTTCCACTGGTTCTTTACCAAAGGTATTTTTACTCAACTGGATAAGCAGTCCGTCTACCAGCTGTTCCAATGGTCTTCTCAGAAACTGGCTGCAATCCTGCTGCCTTTATTCCTCTTCATCGCTTTTATCGCTTTTATCGTACTGCGTCTGCAGGTTGGACATCTGTGGACCACAAAGGTATTCAAGCCCAAATTTTCGAAGATGTTTAATCTTATGCAGGGCCTGAAAAGGCTGATGTTCGACATCAAAACAGCAATCAGACTTATCAAAAGCATGCTTTTCGCGATTATCGTAGGAATTGCCCCTTACTTAGTCATCAAGAATGAAGTCGGTAATTTCCTGCCACTCTTCTACACGGATGCGCATCAGCTGGCTATTTACATACTGAAAATCGGATATAAAATGGTCACCTATACCATGCTGCCCATGCTGGTTCTTGCTCTGGCAGACCTGTGGTATCAACGCTACAATTATCACGAAGAGATGAAGATGACCAAGGACGAAGTCAAAGATGAACATAAGCAGTCACAGGGTGACCCGAAAGTAAAGCAGCAGCAGAAACAAAAAATGATGGAAATCCTTCAGCAACGTATGATGGCGGAAGTGCCCAACGCGGACGTAGTCATCACCAACCCCACACACTTCGCCATCGCCTTGAAATATGATCCATTGGTAGCTCCCGCGCCGCTTGTTCTAGCGAAGGGAATGGATAAAGTAGCAGAACGCATTAAGGACGTTGCCCGCGAAAACAAAGTCCCAATTCGAGAAAATAAACCTTTGGCACAGGCCTTGTATAAACAGGTTGAGATCGGTGACATCATTCCGGAAGAACTTTATAAGGCTGTTGCGGCGATACTTGCGAAACTGAATAAATTTACCCGCAAATAA
- the fliR gene encoding flagellar biosynthetic protein FliR, with product MTFFDFNPSDLMSFYLTLFRVSIVLFLMPFFGGNSIPNPVKAALTIVLTLGIWPHVSFDGSLMPASPYNIALMILGELVLGLIIGISVHVMFAAIQTGGNLIGVLMGFSMVNVLDPLTGTNESVTAHFLYMCAILVFLSINGHLYLMSAMVESFKYIPPGQVFISSTLTSQIMLISKDLFVLAVKVASPIIASIFVVDLGLALIGKMAPQMNVLMLGFPLKILTGFFVLSLVFTVLSIHVHDFVADMPAYLLSIIKAASPVSPPIGN from the coding sequence ATGACTTTTTTTGATTTCAATCCCAGTGATCTTATGAGCTTTTACCTTACCCTCTTCAGGGTAAGTATTGTGCTGTTTTTAATGCCTTTTTTCGGGGGAAACTCAATACCAAATCCAGTGAAGGCTGCGCTGACCATTGTTTTGACGCTGGGAATATGGCCTCATGTTTCTTTCGACGGCAGCCTCATGCCGGCCAGCCCATACAACATCGCACTAATGATACTTGGCGAACTGGTACTTGGCCTGATAATAGGGATATCCGTTCACGTCATGTTCGCAGCGATCCAGACCGGTGGTAACCTCATCGGCGTACTCATGGGATTTTCCATGGTCAACGTCCTTGATCCATTAACCGGTACAAATGAATCGGTAACCGCCCACTTCCTATATATGTGCGCAATTCTGGTTTTCCTGAGCATCAACGGTCACCTATACCTGATGTCAGCCATGGTGGAGAGCTTTAAATACATCCCACCGGGGCAGGTTTTTATATCGTCCACCCTGACCAGCCAGATCATGTTGATTTCCAAAGACCTGTTCGTACTTGCGGTTAAAGTGGCTTCACCCATCATTGCCAGCATCTTTGTTGTAGACCTCGGACTCGCCTTGATCGGTAAAATGGCCCCGCAGATGAACGTTCTTATGCTTGGATTTCCCCTTAAAATCTTAACCGGATTTTTCGTGCTCAGCCTTGTCTTCACCGTTCTATCAATTCATGTACACGATTTTGTAGCCGACATGCCGGCGTATCTTTTGAGCATCATCAAGGCGGCCAGCCCGGTAAGCCCGCCAATAGGCAACTAG
- a CDS encoding M23 family metallopeptidase, whose translation MLFKKYHVVIFKNPCDNARKFQLRGWLFFFFFALIAGLAGGNIYLWKYYQNYSGLENNLAHAEKAVQEQKAQLLSLSQKMQNISQDLDRVRNFDSKLRVMINLDQGSVQKTAPKGGSSGADFSNNYLPLYRQELLVRKMHDFLAQLGTEAKLEEVRQQEIIHSMRSKQDALDATPSIWPAEGWVTSPFGWRSSPFTGKREYHKGVDISCPMGTPIYAPAKGTVSFSGTQGGYGKLIKINHGANLSTRYGHMKQQIVKKGQVVTRGELIGYTGNTGRSTGPHVHYEVRLGGVPVNPMRYILN comes from the coding sequence ATGCTATTTAAGAAATACCACGTAGTAATTTTTAAAAATCCCTGCGATAACGCCCGCAAATTCCAACTGCGAGGCTGGCTCTTTTTCTTCTTTTTCGCACTTATTGCAGGTCTGGCCGGGGGTAACATTTACTTATGGAAATATTACCAGAATTATTCCGGCCTTGAGAACAACCTTGCCCACGCGGAAAAGGCCGTTCAAGAGCAGAAAGCGCAATTACTTTCCCTTTCCCAGAAAATGCAGAATATTTCACAGGACCTCGACAGGGTCCGCAACTTTGACTCAAAACTGCGGGTAATGATCAATCTTGATCAGGGAAGTGTGCAAAAGACCGCCCCCAAAGGTGGATCTTCCGGAGCTGATTTTTCCAACAATTACCTGCCCCTTTACAGACAGGAACTCCTCGTCCGTAAAATGCATGACTTCCTTGCCCAGCTCGGAACTGAAGCCAAGCTTGAGGAAGTTAGACAGCAGGAAATCATCCATTCAATGCGTTCCAAGCAGGACGCGCTGGATGCCACACCGTCCATCTGGCCTGCTGAAGGCTGGGTAACCTCCCCCTTCGGCTGGAGAAGTTCACCCTTTACAGGAAAACGTGAATACCACAAAGGTGTAGATATCTCCTGCCCCATGGGAACTCCCATTTACGCACCTGCTAAAGGAACCGTTTCGTTCTCAGGAACGCAAGGCGGTTACGGTAAGCTCATCAAAATCAATCATGGCGCAAACCTCTCTACACGTTACGGTCACATGAAACAGCAGATCGTCAAGAAGGGACAGGTTGTAACCAGAGGCGAACTTATCGGCTACACAGGTAATACAGGACGTTCCACCGGACCGCATGTCCATTATGAAGTGCGCCTCGGCGGAGTTCCGGTAAACCCGATGCGCTACATCCTGAACTAG
- a CDS encoding tRNA 2-thiocytidine biosynthesis TtcA family protein — translation MAKWGKLSFAQKKCVSTVGMLMQKTEMIKDGDRIGIAVSGGVDSFVLIRTMLIRQAIIPFNIELMVLHVNPGFIPDSHYPLSKWCLENGVASHIELTDFGPRAHGPENKKKSACFYCSRLRRKRLFELCDQYDLTHLALGHTADDLVTTFHMNMLHNGRVQGLSANESFFQGKLNLIRPTLMLEKKYIKAAARQWELPIWNNKCPSNDNTKRSEINNWLEQEWRKMPGSRNNTFNALRRWQLDLNMKTT, via the coding sequence ATGGCGAAATGGGGAAAACTAAGCTTTGCCCAGAAAAAATGTGTATCAACCGTCGGAATGCTCATGCAGAAGACCGAGATGATCAAGGACGGAGACCGCATCGGGATCGCCGTTTCCGGAGGCGTGGACAGTTTCGTACTCATCCGCACCATGCTCATAAGACAGGCCATTATACCATTTAATATAGAACTGATGGTGTTACACGTCAACCCCGGCTTCATCCCGGACAGTCATTACCCGCTATCAAAATGGTGCCTTGAAAACGGAGTGGCCTCACACATTGAGCTTACAGACTTCGGACCTAGAGCCCATGGACCTGAGAATAAAAAAAAATCGGCATGTTTTTATTGCAGCAGATTAAGGCGCAAAAGACTCTTCGAGCTCTGTGACCAATACGACCTGACCCATCTGGCTCTCGGCCATACTGCCGACGACCTGGTTACTACCTTTCATATGAACATGCTTCATAATGGACGGGTTCAGGGCCTTTCCGCCAACGAATCTTTTTTTCAAGGAAAACTTAACCTTATCCGTCCGACCCTGATGCTCGAAAAGAAGTATATCAAGGCGGCTGCCCGTCAGTGGGAACTGCCCATCTGGAACAATAAGTGCCCATCCAACGACAACACCAAACGCAGCGAAATAAACAACTGGCTGGAGCAGGAATGGCGCAAAATGCCCGGATCAAGAAACAATACTTTTAATGCTTTAAGGCGCTGGCAGCTTGACTTAAATATGAAAACAACATAA
- a CDS encoding DUF4340 domain-containing protein has protein sequence MSSPKKSVERVEPVWPVVDVKQVDRLDVCPQGEVCFSLVRRADGWGVVQHGWNGTLEADPEKVETLLNVLKQDKAFRCLGSVEGGSVAEYGLEKPRVRIDVGGGHEQTVVVGSRNPSGEGFYALNSKAKNSLFLIDKDFVSRCEFPAEHYYNLFLLPGQPDSVQSVSLGHGGSVSWTLIRRKGSFQFSFPAPLSGKTASDGDVDLFLHSLLEVPAKGLVVHGPGADSKLAVNIEISMPGNKVQTLEVFEPDGEDGLYTARSSSQSGFFVLSKEHFEQLDKQAFAMQQRNVVSVATGKLGSVKVVQGNQTFIGVKSDKSWINFEDKKPLLGIDMSLWRLNELKFEAEPVATLSESSEKVMDLDLLDENGARVVKVSFFSDPELPTGQCWLSLGDGSGYYPVSDKLLEDLQGQIPLRK, from the coding sequence TTGAGTTCCCCGAAAAAATCGGTGGAGCGCGTTGAGCCTGTTTGGCCTGTTGTCGATGTGAAGCAGGTAGACAGGCTAGATGTGTGTCCTCAGGGAGAGGTCTGCTTTTCTCTTGTTCGCAGGGCGGACGGGTGGGGCGTAGTCCAGCACGGCTGGAATGGAACTCTTGAAGCCGACCCTGAAAAAGTGGAGACTCTTCTTAACGTACTGAAGCAGGATAAGGCCTTTCGATGTCTCGGTTCTGTCGAGGGCGGCAGTGTAGCAGAATATGGGCTTGAAAAGCCTCGTGTACGGATTGATGTAGGCGGGGGGCATGAGCAGACCGTTGTCGTCGGTTCCCGGAATCCTTCGGGTGAAGGCTTTTACGCTCTAAACTCCAAGGCAAAAAACAGTTTATTTCTTATAGATAAAGATTTTGTGAGTCGCTGCGAATTTCCCGCAGAACATTATTATAATTTATTCCTGTTACCGGGGCAGCCGGACAGTGTTCAATCTGTTTCACTTGGACACGGAGGTTCTGTTTCATGGACTCTTATCCGCAGGAAAGGCTCTTTCCAATTTTCTTTTCCGGCGCCGTTAAGCGGTAAAACCGCCAGTGACGGGGATGTGGATCTCTTTCTTCATTCCCTGCTTGAGGTTCCGGCCAAGGGACTTGTTGTCCACGGTCCGGGAGCTGACAGCAAACTTGCTGTCAATATTGAAATTTCCATGCCCGGAAATAAGGTCCAAACTCTTGAAGTTTTTGAACCTGACGGGGAAGACGGACTGTATACTGCCCGGTCTTCATCCCAAAGCGGTTTTTTTGTTTTAAGCAAAGAACATTTTGAACAATTGGATAAACAGGCTTTCGCCATGCAACAGCGAAATGTGGTTTCCGTTGCCACTGGAAAGCTTGGTTCTGTGAAGGTTGTTCAAGGCAACCAGACTTTTATCGGAGTTAAATCCGATAAGAGTTGGATTAATTTTGAGGATAAAAAGCCGCTGTTGGGCATTGACATGTCACTTTGGCGACTTAATGAATTAAAATTCGAGGCGGAACCGGTGGCGACTCTTTCGGAAAGTTCCGAAAAAGTCATGGACCTGGACTTACTGGACGAAAACGGCGCTCGTGTCGTGAAAGTGTCCTTTTTTTCAGATCCAGAACTTCCCACCGGACAATGCTGGCTCTCTCTGGGCGACGGCAGCGGATACTACCCTGTTTCCGATAAGCTGCTTGAAGACCTGCAGGGGCAGATCCCTCTCAGAAAATAA
- the rpoZ gene encoding DNA-directed RNA polymerase subunit omega — MARVTVEDCLAEVGNRFLIVQMAIKRVKQYREGYTPLVESKNKEIVTALREIAATKVIPESYHTADGKKPGSE, encoded by the coding sequence ATGGCAAGAGTCACCGTTGAAGATTGTCTGGCTGAGGTTGGTAACAGATTCCTTATTGTCCAGATGGCCATTAAAAGAGTGAAGCAGTACCGTGAAGGTTACACTCCTCTTGTTGAATCCAAAAACAAAGAAATCGTAACAGCTCTTAGGGAGATTGCGGCTACCAAAGTTATCCCCGAGAGCTACCACACTGCTGACGGAAAAAAGCCCGGCAGCGAATAA
- the dnaJ gene encoding molecular chaperone DnaJ, with protein MSKRCYYEVLEVSREAQEGEIKKAYRKKAMEFHPDRNPGNAEAEEKFKEAAEAYDILRDPEKRSRYDRFGHEGMNGMNGGFGGFQSSEDIFGAFGDIFGDIFGFSGGRGANRMQAGSDLRYNLTVSFREAAKGTEVELNIPVTDTCETCDGSGSEPGTTPETCSHCGGRGAVEQTQGFFRISVPCPSCNGRGKVITKPCHDCHGAGYVRKKKDLNVRIPAGVDNGSRLRLRGEGEAGMNGGPHGDLYVVITVEPDKVFKRQGQDLVLSSEVTFVQAALGYKMEIPTLDEPIEMDIPKGTQSGEVFQLRGLGLPYLGSSHKGDLLVEIKVKTPTGLSSRQEELLREFQALDEEKPMKKVKKLFKKAKDKVMGE; from the coding sequence ATGTCAAAACGTTGTTATTATGAAGTATTAGAGGTTTCCAGGGAAGCCCAGGAAGGGGAAATTAAAAAGGCCTACCGCAAGAAGGCCATGGAATTCCACCCCGACCGTAATCCGGGTAACGCGGAAGCTGAAGAGAAATTCAAGGAAGCTGCAGAAGCATACGATATTCTGCGTGATCCTGAGAAAAGAAGTCGTTATGACCGTTTCGGCCATGAAGGCATGAACGGTATGAACGGCGGCTTTGGCGGATTCCAGTCTTCCGAAGATATTTTCGGTGCTTTCGGTGATATTTTCGGCGATATATTCGGATTTTCCGGCGGACGCGGCGCAAACCGCATGCAGGCCGGTTCCGATTTAAGGTATAATCTGACCGTTTCTTTCCGAGAAGCGGCCAAAGGTACCGAAGTCGAGCTGAATATCCCGGTTACTGATACCTGTGAAACATGTGATGGAAGCGGATCTGAACCCGGAACTACTCCTGAAACCTGCTCCCATTGCGGCGGCAGGGGTGCAGTGGAACAGACTCAGGGATTCTTCCGCATATCTGTTCCCTGTCCTTCTTGTAACGGTCGGGGTAAGGTTATCACCAAGCCCTGTCATGACTGTCACGGCGCAGGATATGTGCGTAAGAAGAAGGACTTGAATGTCCGCATCCCTGCAGGTGTGGATAACGGTTCCCGACTGCGTCTGCGCGGTGAGGGTGAAGCCGGAATGAACGGCGGTCCTCACGGTGACCTGTATGTGGTCATCACAGTTGAGCCGGATAAGGTTTTCAAACGTCAGGGACAGGATCTGGTTCTGAGTTCCGAGGTTACCTTTGTGCAGGCCGCACTTGGGTATAAGATGGAAATTCCCACCCTTGATGAGCCCATTGAAATGGATATCCCCAAGGGCACGCAAAGTGGTGAAGTTTTTCAATTGCGCGGACTCGGTCTTCCTTATCTCGGCAGCTCCCATAAGGGTGACCTGCTGGTAGAGATCAAGGTCAAGACTCCTACCGGTTTAAGTAGCAGGCAGGAAGAGCTCCTCAGGGAATTTCAGGCTCTTGACGAAGAGAAGCCTATGAAAAAGGTCAAGAAGCTTTTCAAAAAAGCAAAAGATAAAGTGATGGGTGAGTAG
- the moaC gene encoding cyclic pyranopterin monophosphate synthase MoaC, which produces MSEFSHIDAEGNAVMVDVAAKADTKRTAIAKGRVILNEETFNLLRKQALPKGDALASAKIAGIMGAKETHRLIPLCHPIALSYVDVRFAVNEAELSIEVEGEARCTGKTGVEMEALVAVQVACATIYDMCKAVQKDVIITDVRLVYKEGGKSGVFKAE; this is translated from the coding sequence ATGAGTGAGTTTTCCCACATTGATGCCGAAGGCAATGCTGTTATGGTAGACGTGGCCGCCAAGGCTGATACCAAAAGAACTGCCATCGCCAAGGGACGGGTCATCCTCAACGAGGAGACCTTCAATCTGTTGCGGAAGCAGGCTCTCCCTAAAGGGGATGCCCTTGCCTCTGCGAAGATAGCAGGCATCATGGGAGCGAAGGAAACTCATCGTCTCATTCCTCTTTGTCACCCCATTGCGCTCAGTTATGTTGATGTGCGTTTTGCCGTTAACGAAGCTGAGCTTAGCATTGAAGTGGAAGGCGAGGCCCGCTGTACCGGGAAAACCGGGGTCGAAATGGAAGCTTTGGTGGCTGTTCAAGTCGCCTGTGCCACCATTTACGACATGTGCAAGGCTGTACAGAAGGATGTCATTATCACCGATGTACGACTCGTCTACAAAGAAGGCGGCAAGTCCGGGGTGTTTAAGGCAGAGTAG
- a CDS encoding FAD-dependent oxidoreductase has product MSEHVVVIGAVALGPKAACRYKRLNQDAKVTLIDRDEIFSYGGCGIPYYVSGDVSEANQLRSTAFHMVRDEPFFQDIKGVSVVSSTEVTKIDRKSKQVHTRNVKTGEEGVVDYDQLVIGTGATPRKLNLPGEDLDNVFYVGNMHDAEKIKEGITKGQYGKAVVIGAGFIGLEMAEAFADMWGIETTVVEIFDQILPRMCSPVLARMGQKHMEEEGVAFQLGQTVSRIEGDGKAERVVTSEGTIEADIVIVSAGVIPNDKLARDCGLECSERGGILVDETMRTSDPLIFAGGDCVIIKNAIDGSPLFLPMGSMANRQGRVIGGNLAGRKETFPAAAGSWCVKIFENAMSGTGMSLGSAKQAGFDAISVILIMADRAHFYPEKDMMTLEMVVDKATRRVLGIQGISKGGDALVGRINAVAAIMKYEPTIEDVSNIEVAYSPPYASAMDVLNAIANMADNAIHGLNHGHGPDIFAQYWDERESGKYCFLDVREKADAEPFLEKYPEYWHNIPQGEIPKRYEELPKDKKLVLVCNTGGRSYEAQIMLDALGFDEVLNTQGGMAVIKAYGVDI; this is encoded by the coding sequence ATGTCAGAACATGTAGTTGTCATTGGTGCTGTCGCACTCGGTCCTAAAGCGGCCTGTCGATATAAAAGGCTCAATCAGGATGCCAAAGTAACCCTCATCGACAGGGACGAAATATTTTCTTACGGCGGTTGCGGTATTCCCTATTATGTTTCAGGTGATGTTTCAGAGGCCAATCAGCTTCGTTCGACTGCCTTTCATATGGTACGGGATGAGCCTTTTTTTCAGGATATTAAAGGCGTATCAGTCGTCTCCTCCACGGAAGTCACCAAAATCGATCGTAAGAGTAAACAGGTTCATACCCGGAATGTGAAGACCGGTGAAGAGGGCGTTGTTGATTACGACCAACTCGTCATTGGTACCGGAGCAACTCCGCGTAAATTGAACCTTCCCGGTGAAGATCTGGATAATGTTTTTTATGTCGGGAATATGCATGATGCTGAAAAGATCAAAGAAGGCATCACCAAGGGACAATACGGAAAAGCTGTTGTTATCGGTGCCGGATTTATCGGCTTGGAAATGGCTGAAGCCTTTGCCGACATGTGGGGCATTGAAACAACCGTTGTTGAAATTTTTGATCAGATCCTGCCGCGGATGTGCAGTCCCGTGCTGGCGCGTATGGGCCAGAAACATATGGAAGAGGAAGGCGTCGCCTTCCAATTGGGACAGACTGTTTCCCGTATTGAGGGTGACGGCAAGGCTGAGCGCGTTGTAACTTCCGAAGGAACCATTGAAGCTGATATCGTAATCGTATCAGCCGGGGTTATTCCGAATGATAAGCTGGCCCGTGATTGCGGACTTGAATGCAGTGAGCGCGGCGGCATTCTTGTCGATGAAACCATGCGCACTTCCGATCCCCTGATTTTTGCCGGCGGTGACTGCGTGATTATTAAAAACGCCATTGACGGCTCCCCGCTTTTTCTGCCCATGGGTTCCATGGCAAACAGGCAGGGCCGCGTAATCGGCGGTAATCTTGCCGGACGTAAGGAAACTTTCCCTGCGGCGGCCGGTTCATGGTGTGTTAAGATTTTTGAGAATGCCATGTCCGGTACCGGAATGAGTCTCGGCAGCGCAAAACAGGCCGGATTTGATGCCATCAGCGTAATTTTGATAATGGCTGACCGTGCTCATTTCTATCCTGAAAAGGATATGATGACCCTTGAAATGGTTGTGGATAAGGCAACCCGGCGTGTTTTAGGCATTCAGGGTATATCAAAAGGGGGCGATGCTCTCGTTGGGCGTATCAATGCTGTGGCCGCTATAATGAAATACGAGCCCACGATTGAAGACGTAAGCAATATCGAAGTAGCTTACTCTCCGCCGTATGCTTCCGCCATGGACGTGCTTAACGCCATTGCCAACATGGCAGATAACGCAATCCATGGGCTGAACCATGGTCATGGACCGGATATCTTCGCACAGTATTGGGATGAACGCGAAAGCGGTAAATACTGTTTCCTTGATGTTCGGGAAAAAGCAGATGCTGAACCTTTCCTCGAAAAATATCCTGAGTACTGGCACAACATTCCGCAGGGAGAGATTCCTAAAAGGTATGAAGAACTGCCTAAAGATAAAAAGCTGGTGTTAGTCTGTAACACCGGTGGTCGTTCTTACGAAGCGCAAATCATGCTCGATGCCTTAGGTTTTGATGAAGTCCTCAATACCCAGGGCGGTATGGCTGTAATCAAAGCCTACGGTGTGGATATTTAA